The nucleotide sequence TACCGTCGAATTCATCGTCGCACTCGTACGATTCTACATCGTCGACATCGTTGGCAAACAAGCATCGCTTGTGTTCGGCGAACGTTAAATGATTACGAAACACGTGCCTCATAACACCTTTTGCGCGAATGCAGACGTCCTGTTCCACGCAGCGCTATGTACTCGTAAAGGGTACGGCCATTGGTCTTATTCTTGAACAGGCCTGGAATCCGTTTCCTAGCAGTCGAATAGCACTTGTGGTCGTTCGGTAAATTCAAGGTATCCATAAACCGCATAAGATTCAGATTGTCTATCAAGTCGTCGTGAAAATCATTCGTCACCACACGATAGAATAGTGAATctgaaatatacaataataataataataataataatataatataatatatatattgttattcaagACTTCATATTGTATACGCACCAGTATCGGTGTATAGCAAATCAATCTTATCGCCGTAATGTCGCTTCATGACATCATAATGAAATCCGTACATTAAAACTTTACTGAGTTCTAGTACGGAAAATCCTATATAGATGGGCTTACAGAAATCTACTTCACTGTTATGCTGGATAACCACCGAGAGATCTTCACCATAAGTAGTGCAATACTTGAACGTTGGACGGTTTATGAGCTTTCATATTCTGACGGGACACGATACGAGTTCCAAATTAAATCTTTTCCGCATGTTTTCAATCGTCTTAcctatatacatgtaataaaaatcgagttgatataatttataaaaaattcgtaaattgtgaaataaatttataaaaaaaacgtaccGAACACCGAATTATTTAGATCCTTAAAGAATTGTTCTTCGAATTTGTTAGCAGCCTGCTTCCGTAATTCCGTGTTCAGATTTATGTACGGGGCTAGCCACGGAGATTGGTGGAACTCCAACACTCTGTGAGTCTGAAATGTACGAAAAAGTTATAAGACACGATccgtatacacataataataataattttaataatcacttTTTCGACTAAAACACCGTGGGCCATGGcctgttttaaattcatataatgaACCACGTAGCGTTCTTTCCGCAAAAATGTGACCATCAACTTTCGGACGCTCGATCCGTGCGGTATACTGGCGTGGGGCAAGAACGGCATATCGTTGTGAGCATCGTGCAGGTGTTGCGGATACGATATGTAAAAGATTTGTTGCGTAATATACTTGTTAGTTGTTTGATGAAGTAACTTTCTTTAGAGTACTAACACTATTAACGACTAGGCAGTGGCGGCGAGAACAATTTTAATCCGTGggacacattattttttcaaaccacCTACCCCTGAAATTCAGAAAAGACATACACTTCATGTCAGTTAAgacatgtaaagaaaataatttttaggaagtagaaatatttaattaatatttattattatttatatttatatttgtattatttatacataatttttattatttaagtatacattaaggtttttttttaaaacagatgATGTCATTCCAAAAGTATTGATTgctttttctatattaatttctttatctCTTTCACACGAAAGGATTAATAAACTCTCCAATTTAGATTGACACATAGTCGAACGGAGTCttgttttaattagttttacctGTAATATTTAgcacatattaaaaactttatgataaggttgtaaaacaaatttaaagctaaactaaatattattaaaaacatttggggttaattatactatatttttaatcagtcGTTGGTATTAGATTTAACTAGTAGTTAAAATAGACACAacaataattagaataattaactgaccatatttatgaaataaattatttcaatagaaaattcaatgaaatgatgaatgaattaataatttaatttatttacagtacTAGAACATATTAACTGTCAAATTTCAAGATAACTATAAtccttgatattttaaaattaacaaatatcaatCGTGAAAGTTTTAACAttgttatatacctaaaatatttattaataccttgGAAAAACTCCTTTCTGCGGAAGCTGATGTTGTTGGAATGGTACATAAACCTTTATAAgccaaatataaattaggaaATGCCtgttttaaatcataactTGAAATTAGATTCATAATATCCATTGCtgttgtacaattatttttagtatttttatcaatcaCACATTCTTCATCTGATGAAGATTGTTCAtctgaatatataatatccgcTGTATTTAGCGATGAATCGGAATGAAGTTTGGCAGGTAATGTCATGCCACTTATAAGCTCTGTGATGTTTTtgc is from Aphis gossypii isolate Hap1 unplaced genomic scaffold, ASM2018417v2 Contig00921, whole genome shotgun sequence and encodes:
- the LOC126555588 gene encoding uncharacterized protein LOC126555588, with the protein product MPFLPHASIPHGSSVRKLMVTFLRKERYVVHYMNLKQAMAHGVLVEKTHRVLEFHQSPWLAPYINLNTELRKQAANKFEEQFFKDLNNSVFGKTIENMRKRFNLELVSCPVRI